In Arthrobacter alpinus, a single window of DNA contains:
- a CDS encoding restriction endonuclease subunit S, translated as MTVVRWPAVTGFEEIAFGRIFEKIERPAAIGAPMVTAYTDGEVTLRSRRDKIGYHEAANMDGYQGVEPGDFAVHGLDILRGSVGISDSSGAITKVCSICRPIKRVDLRFVAHAIRAQARSGFIRAMARGIREGGADFRRWGTLAELPIPFPPFSEQQAIADYLDRETQQIDELIAEQHGLINTLRERREAVVDSVFGVHDANSRMYAACIDVVDCPHTTPEVEVDGGYEAVRTASVRSGRFKAGQGIRVSESTWSDRNAAGAPQMGDVLFTREAPAGEACMVPETNVCLGQRMVLLRVDHSRVEGRFLMWQIYGRVVQDYFRTHSNGSTVSNVRLPILRGLPIWLPSLDEQRKVAAYLDDQTSLIDGLIAESEDLITLSQERRAALITAAVTGQIKVRTVV; from the coding sequence GTGACAGTCGTGAGGTGGCCCGCGGTCACGGGCTTCGAGGAGATCGCATTCGGTCGCATCTTCGAGAAAATTGAGCGCCCAGCAGCAATTGGAGCACCAATGGTGACTGCATATACCGATGGTGAAGTCACACTTCGCTCGCGACGTGACAAAATCGGTTACCACGAAGCAGCCAACATGGACGGTTACCAGGGCGTGGAACCTGGCGATTTTGCCGTCCATGGGCTTGACATCCTGCGTGGTTCCGTCGGCATTTCTGATTCCTCCGGGGCGATCACAAAAGTCTGCTCGATCTGTCGGCCGATAAAGCGCGTTGACCTTAGGTTCGTCGCACATGCGATTCGGGCCCAGGCACGCAGTGGATTCATACGTGCAATGGCCCGGGGAATTCGAGAAGGCGGCGCTGACTTCCGCCGCTGGGGAACTCTCGCTGAACTCCCGATTCCGTTCCCTCCCTTCTCCGAGCAACAGGCGATTGCTGACTACCTCGACCGCGAGACTCAGCAGATCGACGAGCTAATTGCCGAGCAGCATGGCCTCATCAATACACTGCGGGAACGCCGAGAGGCCGTGGTCGACTCTGTATTCGGCGTTCACGACGCGAATAGTCGTATGTACGCCGCATGTATCGATGTGGTGGACTGTCCCCACACGACACCGGAGGTCGAAGTAGATGGCGGGTATGAAGCCGTTCGTACCGCTTCAGTGCGAAGCGGAAGATTCAAGGCGGGCCAAGGGATTCGAGTATCAGAATCCACGTGGAGCGACCGAAACGCTGCGGGTGCACCACAGATGGGCGATGTACTGTTTACTCGCGAAGCTCCCGCAGGCGAAGCCTGCATGGTTCCGGAGACGAACGTCTGCCTCGGGCAACGGATGGTGCTACTCCGCGTGGACCATTCGCGGGTAGAAGGTCGGTTCCTAATGTGGCAGATCTACGGACGGGTTGTGCAGGACTACTTCCGGACTCACTCGAACGGGTCGACGGTGAGCAATGTTCGGCTACCGATCCTTCGTGGTTTGCCTATTTGGTTGCCATCGCTTGACGAGCAGCGCAAGGTCGCCGCTTACCTCGATGACCAGACGTCCCTCATCGACGGGCTCATCGCGGAGTCCGAGGACCTGATCACACTCTCGCAGGAGCGGCGCGCGGCACTGATCACCGCAGCGGTGACGGGCCAGATCAAAGTAAGGACGGTGGTGTAA